In the Aeromicrobium fastidiosum genome, GTCCCATCGTGGTCGGTGCCGTGCTTGGCGGTGTCGATGTCGGCCTTGACGCTCTCGACGCGCGCGGCAGGCGGGTCACCGGCCGTGCTGATGCTGCCCTTGCCGACGAGCGCGGCGACTCCCGCAGCCGCGAAGAGCACGACGGCCACGATCGCCGCGGCGATCCACGGCTCGAGTCCCTCGGCGATGCCGAGGATCGCCGCCGCGATGAGAGCGCCGAGGCCGTACAGCGCGAGGGTGCCGGCGAGTCCGAACAGTCCCGCACCGAGGCCGACCCTCTTGCCCGTCGTGGCGAGGTCCTGCTTGGCCATGGCCAGCTCGTCGCGGATCAGCGTCGAGATGTCCTCCATCGCCTGCGTCATGAGCTGGCCCGTGGACGCCTCGCCGACGGGGGTGCGGTCGTCGCTCACGCCGTCCCCTGCCCCGGCGCGATCGTCGAGGGCTGCTCGTGGCTGGTGTCGTGCGACGACACCTTCTCGGCGACCTTGTCCTTGACGCTCGAGGCGGTGTCAGCCACCTTCGAGCCCGCCTTGTGGCTGAGGTCGGCACCCGCCTGCTTGGCGTGAGTCTGCACCTCGTCGACGGCATCCTGCACCGACGGGCTGTTCCAGGTCTTGTTCGCCTGGCTCTTGATCTGCTCGTATCGCTCGCGGCCGGCGCGGGATCCGAGGACGTACCCGGCTCCCGCGGCCACGAGCAGCGTCAGCTTCTTCACGGTGAACCACTCCTCTGTGGGTGCTGGACC is a window encoding:
- a CDS encoding phage holin family protein — encoded protein: MSDDRTPVGEASTGQLMTQAMEDISTLIRDELAMAKQDLATTGKRVGLGAGLFGLAGTLALYGLGALIAAAILGIAEGLEPWIAAAIVAVVLFAAAGVAALVGKGSISTAGDPPAARVESVKADIDTAKHGTDHDGTS
- a CDS encoding YtxH domain-containing protein, which codes for MKKLTLLVAAGAGYVLGSRAGRERYEQIKSQANKTWNSPSVQDAVDEVQTHAKQAGADLSHKAGSKVADTASSVKDKVAEKVSSHDTSHEQPSTIAPGQGTA